In one Zymobacter palmae genomic region, the following are encoded:
- a CDS encoding flagellar transcriptional regulator FlhD — MLMSVQHEIISFNFHYLSMLQHQLLTDPLKARYVFNISEEIADLLVSLDSHQLVNLSNTHRMLCDFTITNADQLRQRLQAPAHLVDAHRAHAAILKASQRHHEHGKNATLDVLWGDAT, encoded by the coding sequence ATGCTCATGTCGGTACAACACGAGATCATTTCATTTAATTTTCATTACCTTTCCATGCTGCAGCACCAGCTGCTTACCGATCCACTGAAGGCACGCTATGTCTTCAATATCAGTGAAGAGATCGCTGATCTATTGGTCTCGCTCGATAGCCATCAGCTAGTCAATCTCAGCAATACACACCGCATGCTGTGCGATTTCACCATCACCAACGCCGATCAGCTCCGACAACGACTGCAGGCACCCGCTCACTTGGTGGATGCGCACCGTGCCCACGCCGCCATTCTGAAAGCCTCTCAGCGCCACCATGAGCACGGCAAGAATGCAACACTTGATGTACTGTGGGGAGACGCGACATGA
- a CDS encoding aldo/keto reductase yields MASITLQWPDGTVLPAIGQGTWKMGEDPSQRKAEIAALQHGLDRGLTLIDTAEMYGEGGAEEVVGAALEGRRDEAFIVSKVYPHNASRKEMIKACDRSLRRLNIDAIDCYLLHWGSSTPIDEIIEGFMHLQQAGKIKGYGVSNLDDREMEAWWQHDNGALCQTDQVLYHLGSRGVEYRLLPLLRERRLPMMAYCPLAQGGRLRQHLMSSPAVVDVAQRHGVTPQQILLAWVIREQHGQRSVIAIPKAVHPDHIDDNVAALDITLPPEDTALLDQAWPAPARRQPLDVE; encoded by the coding sequence ATGGCATCCATTACCCTTCAATGGCCCGACGGCACGGTATTACCCGCCATCGGGCAAGGCACATGGAAGATGGGCGAAGACCCCTCACAGCGAAAGGCCGAAATCGCGGCGCTGCAGCATGGACTGGACCGCGGGCTGACACTGATCGATACGGCAGAAATGTACGGTGAAGGCGGCGCGGAAGAAGTGGTAGGCGCCGCCTTGGAAGGTCGGCGAGATGAGGCTTTTATCGTCAGCAAGGTCTACCCGCACAACGCATCGCGTAAGGAGATGATCAAGGCCTGCGATCGCAGCCTGCGTCGCCTGAATATCGACGCGATCGACTGCTACCTGCTTCACTGGGGCTCCAGCACGCCAATCGATGAGATCATTGAAGGGTTCATGCACCTTCAACAAGCGGGCAAGATTAAAGGATACGGCGTCTCCAATCTGGACGATCGGGAGATGGAAGCGTGGTGGCAACATGACAATGGCGCACTGTGTCAGACCGATCAGGTGCTCTACCACCTCGGGTCTCGCGGTGTCGAATACCGCCTACTGCCTCTGCTACGTGAACGTCGCCTGCCCATGATGGCATACTGCCCGCTGGCACAGGGTGGTCGACTGCGTCAGCATCTGATGAGCTCACCAGCCGTCGTCGACGTCGCCCAACGTCACGGCGTGACACCTCAACAGATCCTGCTGGCATGGGTAATCCGCGAACAGCACGGCCAGCGCAGCGTTATTGCGATTCCCAAAGCCGTTCACCCAGATCATATTGATGACAATGTAGCAGCATTGGATATCACACTGCCGCCTGAAGACACCGCTCTGTTGGATCAAGCATGGCCTGCCCCTGCTCGCCGCCAGCCTCTTGATGTCGAATAG
- the purU gene encoding formyltetrahydrofolate deformylase, whose translation MSHTYRLIVSCPDRVGIVARVSGFIAEHGGSILEAAQHSDVIENRFFMRYEIAFECDAEHIRQGFAPIAEEFGMKWRLHDVAERPRVVVMVSKMAHCLVDLLYQNATGELPGDIVAVISNHDDLRGMTEWHNIPFHHVAVDKDNKQPAFDKVAELVDSYNCDTLVLARYMQILPPVLCERYRGRVINIHHSFLPSFVGARPYHQAYDRGVKLIGATCHYVTEVLDAGPIIEQDIQRVTHTCLPDDLVRLGRDVERRVLTRGLHWHLEDRVLLNGNRTVVFS comes from the coding sequence ATGTCTCATACCTATCGCTTGATCGTTTCCTGTCCTGACCGTGTGGGTATCGTTGCGCGCGTTTCTGGTTTTATTGCCGAACACGGCGGCTCCATTCTCGAAGCGGCTCAGCACTCCGATGTCATCGAAAACCGTTTCTTCATGCGCTACGAAATCGCATTCGAGTGCGATGCTGAGCATATCCGTCAGGGCTTTGCCCCCATTGCCGAAGAGTTCGGTATGAAGTGGCGTTTGCATGACGTGGCCGAACGCCCGCGCGTTGTCGTGATGGTTTCCAAGATGGCGCACTGCTTGGTCGATCTGCTGTACCAGAATGCGACAGGTGAATTGCCGGGCGATATCGTGGCCGTCATTTCCAACCACGACGACCTGCGCGGAATGACGGAATGGCATAATATTCCCTTCCATCACGTGGCAGTGGACAAAGACAACAAGCAACCTGCTTTCGACAAGGTTGCTGAACTGGTCGACAGCTACAACTGCGATACATTGGTGCTGGCGCGTTACATGCAGATTTTGCCGCCGGTGCTGTGCGAGCGCTATCGTGGCCGAGTCATCAATATTCATCATAGCTTCTTGCCGTCCTTTGTGGGTGCGCGTCCCTATCACCAAGCCTATGATCGTGGTGTCAAACTGATCGGAGCTACCTGCCACTACGTTACGGAAGTGCTGGATGCGGGTCCCATCATCGAACAGGATATTCAGCGTGTAACGCATACCTGCCTGCCGGATGATCTTGTCCGTTTGGGGCGCGATGTCGAACGCCGCGTGCTGACGCGCGGTCTGCATTGGCATCTCGAAGACCGCGTACTGTTGAACGGTAATCGTACGGTTGTATTTAGCTAA
- a CDS encoding FlhC family transcriptional regulator: protein MSLLRRCHQTQVALQFVELNTPVSIIALETGLSVPMLRRMYIEHTGQRPPRGVLPFSADWFLQWRPNIHASLFANLYVDLMRTKLTAPERLTAAYRHYLSELACFDDSETLLSMARAWTLLRFCRSQILQLTPCHRCQACYISAAYQPSNNFTCGICHTPSHAGYRHRSKQLHT, encoded by the coding sequence ATGAGCTTGCTACGCCGTTGCCACCAAACACAGGTGGCCCTGCAATTCGTCGAGCTGAATACCCCCGTTAGCATCATTGCGCTGGAAACGGGGTTGAGTGTCCCCATGCTACGCCGCATGTACATTGAGCATACAGGCCAACGCCCGCCCAGAGGTGTACTGCCCTTCTCAGCAGACTGGTTCCTGCAGTGGCGTCCCAACATTCACGCCTCGCTGTTCGCCAACCTCTATGTCGACCTGATGAGGACTAAGCTGACCGCACCCGAGCGTTTGACTGCCGCCTATCGCCACTATCTGTCAGAGCTGGCCTGCTTCGACGACAGCGAGACGCTATTAAGCATGGCACGCGCATGGACACTGCTGCGCTTCTGCCGCAGCCAGATACTGCAGCTGACACCCTGCCACCGCTGCCAGGCCTGCTATATCAGTGCCGCTTATCAACCCAGCAACAACTTTACCTGTGGTATCTGCCATACGCCCTCACATGCGGGCTATCGACACCGTTCAAAACAACTACACACATAA
- a CDS encoding OsmC family protein codes for MTIKKVGSAHWAGNIKEGKGAVSTESGALKDQPYGFNTRFEGKPGTNPEELLGAAHAGCFSMALSLMLGNEGLTPDSIDTKATVSLDKKGDGFAITAVHLDVEARIPGTDAATFERIATQAKEGCPVSQLFDTTITMSARLVN; via the coding sequence ATGACGATCAAGAAAGTCGGTTCTGCACACTGGGCGGGTAACATCAAGGAAGGTAAAGGTGCAGTGTCCACTGAAAGTGGTGCGCTGAAGGATCAGCCGTATGGGTTCAACACGCGCTTCGAAGGCAAACCGGGCACCAACCCTGAAGAGCTGCTGGGTGCTGCCCATGCGGGCTGCTTCTCAATGGCGCTGTCGCTGATGCTGGGTAATGAAGGCCTGACGCCGGACAGTATCGACACCAAGGCAACCGTCTCGCTTGATAAGAAAGGGGATGGTTTCGCCATTACCGCGGTGCATCTGGACGTCGAAGCACGCATTCCGGGCACCGATGCCGCTACCTTCGAGCGCATTGCCACTCAAGCCAAAGAAGGCTGTCCGGTATCGCAGCTGTTTGACACGACAATCACTATGTCGGCGCGCTTGGTCAACTGA
- a CDS encoding histone-like nucleoid-structuring protein, MvaT/MvaU family encodes MSLLTDYTLKQQQIEQLKTELQKLEQDERLKNEIEFKNRLEALMKDYGKSARDVIATLDPRGEVANREATKGGKAAGTRRKRKLKVYSNPHNGEVIETRGGNHKQLKEWKEQYGSDVVESWLQS; translated from the coding sequence ATGTCCCTGCTTACTGATTACACGCTTAAACAGCAACAGATCGAACAACTCAAAACTGAACTGCAGAAACTCGAACAAGACGAACGTCTTAAAAACGAGATCGAGTTCAAAAACCGTCTTGAAGCACTGATGAAAGACTACGGTAAAAGCGCTCGCGACGTCATCGCTACGCTGGATCCGCGCGGTGAAGTTGCTAACCGTGAAGCAACCAAAGGCGGCAAAGCGGCAGGCACTCGTCGCAAACGTAAGCTGAAAGTCTACAGCAACCCGCACAATGGTGAAGTCATCGAAACTCGCGGTGGCAACCACAAGCAGCTGAAAGAATGGAAAGAGCAGTACGGCAGCGACGTTGTCGAAAGCTGGCTGCAGAGCTGA
- a CDS encoding ribonuclease J, translated as MNRPQVQIRPRQRPPLDILFLGGCGEIGMNLTLYGHASSWVAIDCGMALRKDLPGTPVQMPDIAPLVKEGITPDALVITHGHEDHIGAITWLWPHWGCAIWATPLVAAMLRYRFSERGLSTHAIKTFQPGEAFEAGEFTLRSLPVTHSIPESCALLLTTPAHRVLHTGDWKIDPAPLLGPASSEEVFRALAPISLVVGDSTNAMEPGHSISEAVVAETLKNTIAQCKGRVVVSCFASNLARIHAAAQAAQACGRRIAIAGRAMQRMIQIARVLGYLTDFPTPVPMKDVGYLPKEEVLVLATGSQGEPQAAVARMAQQRHRDLDLEPGDSVIFSSKIIPGNEEAIGAVCKALRLRDINVLDEQHIPTLHASGHPAQDELRTFYTWVEPQHLLPVHGTLEHQQAHLTLANAMGIQGEHCPVDGEWLQWNGQQIQLHKTLTLTPRLMEQQQAQRQGVRRRTRHALTVIVPLRSDLNGWQRVGRTVIDPPPGIELDEDGVLDWLDDRLADATERDIDDLRHRLLHALKHWLFDNGMAVGFVHLDLFDVTHA; from the coding sequence ATGAACCGACCTCAGGTACAGATACGTCCACGTCAACGCCCACCGCTCGATATCCTCTTTCTGGGAGGCTGCGGCGAAATAGGCATGAACCTGACGCTCTACGGCCATGCGTCGTCCTGGGTGGCTATCGACTGCGGTATGGCGCTGCGAAAGGACCTACCGGGCACCCCTGTTCAGATGCCGGATATCGCACCTCTTGTCAAGGAAGGCATCACGCCTGACGCACTCGTCATCACGCACGGCCACGAAGATCATATCGGTGCCATCACATGGCTCTGGCCGCACTGGGGGTGCGCGATCTGGGCCACGCCATTAGTCGCCGCCATGCTGCGCTACCGCTTCTCGGAGCGCGGTCTTTCGACGCATGCCATCAAGACATTCCAGCCTGGCGAAGCCTTCGAAGCAGGTGAATTCACCCTGCGCTCGCTGCCGGTCACCCATTCCATTCCCGAAAGCTGTGCGCTGCTGCTAACCACGCCAGCGCATCGCGTACTGCACACTGGCGACTGGAAGATCGACCCTGCGCCACTGCTCGGGCCGGCCAGCAGCGAGGAAGTCTTCCGCGCCTTGGCCCCTATATCGCTGGTCGTAGGCGACTCCACCAACGCGATGGAACCGGGGCATTCCATTAGCGAGGCCGTCGTTGCTGAAACGCTAAAGAACACCATCGCACAATGCAAAGGGCGGGTGGTCGTCAGCTGTTTTGCCAGCAATTTGGCCCGTATCCACGCAGCGGCGCAGGCCGCTCAGGCCTGCGGGCGCCGCATCGCCATTGCGGGCCGTGCCATGCAGCGCATGATTCAGATTGCACGCGTACTGGGCTACCTCACCGACTTCCCGACGCCCGTTCCCATGAAGGATGTCGGCTATCTGCCCAAAGAAGAAGTTTTGGTACTGGCGACGGGCAGTCAGGGCGAACCACAGGCAGCCGTGGCCCGCATGGCCCAACAGCGACACCGCGACCTTGACCTTGAACCGGGCGATAGCGTCATCTTCTCGTCCAAGATCATCCCTGGCAACGAAGAAGCGATCGGAGCCGTATGCAAGGCACTACGCCTACGCGACATCAATGTCCTTGATGAACAGCACATTCCCACCCTGCACGCCTCGGGCCATCCCGCACAGGATGAGCTACGCACGTTCTACACCTGGGTCGAACCGCAGCATCTGCTGCCGGTGCACGGCACTCTGGAACACCAACAAGCTCATCTGACATTGGCAAACGCCATGGGAATCCAAGGCGAACATTGCCCCGTCGATGGCGAATGGCTGCAGTGGAACGGCCAGCAAATCCAGCTGCACAAGACGCTGACGCTCACGCCGCGCTTGATGGAACAGCAACAGGCTCAGCGTCAGGGCGTGCGTCGCCGTACCCGCCATGCTCTGACGGTGATCGTACCACTGCGCAGCGACCTCAATGGCTGGCAGCGCGTAGGGCGCACGGTCATTGATCCGCCACCGGGTATCGAGCTGGATGAAGACGGTGTGCTGGACTGGCTGGATGACCGTCTTGCCGACGCTACCGAGCGCGACATCGACGACTTGCGTCACCGCTTGCTGCATGCCTTGAAGCACTGGCTGTTCGATAACGGCATGGCGGTAGGCTTTGTACATCTTGACCTGTTCGACGTCACCCACGCCTGA
- a CDS encoding histidine phosphatase family protein: MSSLPSLSPLPFIFVRHGETFYNFEKRVAGSRNVPLTPKGEAQALNARQVLTDIADPFVVSSTLDRAIKTARIAMPDHEPMTLAGLCERDWGPLQGNSIPDQMPYVEAVDGVESWEDFQTRVINAINEAQRLAQGRPVIIFAHAGVFRVVRMATQGHLEGKRLPNASPVKLLPAGDTWEMIPLQPEDWA, translated from the coding sequence ATGTCATCATTACCGAGTTTGTCCCCCCTCCCTTTTATATTCGTCCGCCACGGTGAAACGTTTTACAATTTTGAAAAACGCGTGGCAGGAAGCCGCAACGTACCGCTGACTCCGAAAGGGGAAGCGCAGGCCTTGAATGCGCGTCAGGTGCTCACGGATATCGCTGACCCTTTCGTGGTTTCCAGTACGCTGGATAGGGCAATCAAGACGGCACGCATCGCGATGCCGGATCATGAGCCGATGACGTTGGCGGGGCTATGCGAGCGCGACTGGGGGCCCTTGCAAGGCAACTCTATTCCGGACCAGATGCCGTACGTTGAAGCGGTCGACGGTGTCGAGTCATGGGAAGATTTTCAGACACGTGTCATCAACGCCATTAACGAGGCGCAACGGCTGGCACAGGGGCGTCCTGTCATTATCTTTGCGCATGCGGGAGTGTTTCGCGTGGTGAGGATGGCAACGCAAGGGCATCTTGAAGGCAAGCGCCTCCCTAACGCGTCACCGGTCAAGCTGCTGCCTGCTGGCGATACATGGGAAATGATTCCCTTGCAGCCCGAAGACTGGGCGTGA
- the dinB gene encoding DNA polymerase IV: MRKILHVDCDCFYAAVEMRDNPSLANVPIAIGGQADQRGVIATSNYVARRYGVRSAMPTAHALRLCPQLKVIRPDFPRYRAVSRQIQAIFHELTDIVEPLSLDEAYLDISDVERFKGSGTWMAQWLKHTIKARTGITVSVGVAPNRFLAKIASDWRKPDGLFVLTPSECDDFIAALDVRYLPGVGPSTRGRLEDMGITTCLQLRDVPLSILLDRFGRFGQRLYELARGVDERPVESVHVRKSISVETTYPQDIIGQDDCWQALQLLITRLQERVAHHGSPRLRKLFVKIRFDDFTHTTMETLDHQMTDSRFRELFEQAWQRRSRPVRLLGVGVRLAEQDDPHQLSLFPTGGA, from the coding sequence ATGAGAAAGATACTGCATGTCGACTGTGATTGTTTTTATGCTGCCGTAGAAATGCGCGACAACCCGTCATTGGCCAACGTGCCCATTGCCATCGGCGGCCAGGCCGACCAGCGCGGCGTTATCGCCACCAGCAATTATGTCGCCCGTCGCTACGGTGTTCGCTCTGCCATGCCGACCGCTCACGCTCTACGCCTATGCCCTCAGCTCAAGGTCATTCGTCCAGACTTTCCCCGCTACCGTGCCGTGTCACGCCAGATCCAGGCCATCTTCCACGAGCTCACCGATATCGTCGAACCGCTGTCGCTCGATGAAGCCTATCTGGACATCAGCGATGTCGAGCGCTTCAAGGGAAGCGGCACTTGGATGGCGCAATGGCTGAAACACACCATCAAGGCCCGCACCGGTATCACAGTATCGGTGGGTGTTGCTCCCAACCGCTTTCTCGCCAAGATTGCCAGCGATTGGCGAAAACCCGACGGCCTGTTCGTGCTTACTCCCAGCGAATGTGATGACTTCATCGCAGCGCTTGACGTCCGGTATCTGCCGGGCGTCGGCCCCAGCACTCGCGGTCGTCTTGAAGACATGGGCATCACCACCTGCTTGCAGTTGCGCGATGTGCCTCTGTCCATATTGCTGGATCGATTTGGGCGGTTCGGTCAGCGCCTCTATGAACTTGCCCGTGGAGTAGATGAACGCCCGGTGGAAAGCGTACATGTCCGCAAATCCATCAGCGTCGAAACCACCTACCCTCAGGATATCATCGGGCAAGATGACTGCTGGCAAGCACTTCAACTACTGATTACACGCCTGCAGGAGCGCGTCGCTCATCACGGCTCCCCTCGCCTGCGCAAGCTCTTCGTCAAGATTCGTTTTGACGACTTCACTCACACCACCATGGAAACGCTGGATCACCAGATGACCGATAGCCGCTTTCGCGAACTGTTCGAGCAGGCTTGGCAACGCCGCAGCCGCCCGGTGAGACTGTTAGGCGTGGGAGTACGGTTAGCGGAACAGGATGATCCCCATCAGCTATCGCTGTTCCCTACGGGCGGCGCATAG
- a CDS encoding MFS transporter, with the protein MTTADAAIPSTTFKTLGKQDVRVLGLAALGGALEFYDFIVFVYLSSIVEQLFFPEDMPVWLRTLQTFGIFAIGYLIRPLGGGIMAHFGDLIGRKALFMVSILLMAIPTLLIGMLPTYASWGIAAPLLLLLLRVCQGVAFAGEGPGATTFVAEHVPRQHIGLAGGALACGFMVGLLLGVSVSYACRHFFSEASQLSFAWRLPFLLGGVLGFVALWVRRQLHETPVFEQMRARRAQSSALPIGIVLKDHRRTALTLMLAAFVQSCLFISVVLLTPVLLPRIAGVSEIGMLKVSIMVVVMTALGCLIGGCLSDRFTEPKTWVAFCALGGGCFALLQLLTIKGVLLETQWLFWGLYGASGFLLALTGIVSAMAAKMFPAEVRFSGVSFSTNSAYALSGGITPLLLTTGIHYSPWAIMVYVLLLAGVGSVLGVALMGGRMPRYL; encoded by the coding sequence ATGACCACGGCGGACGCAGCCATTCCTTCGACAACGTTCAAGACGCTCGGCAAGCAGGACGTGCGCGTACTGGGCCTAGCAGCGCTGGGTGGTGCGCTGGAGTTTTACGACTTCATTGTCTTCGTCTATCTGTCCAGCATTGTGGAGCAGCTGTTCTTTCCTGAAGACATGCCGGTGTGGCTGCGTACACTGCAGACCTTTGGCATCTTCGCGATTGGCTATCTGATCCGGCCGCTGGGTGGGGGCATCATGGCGCATTTCGGCGACTTGATTGGTCGCAAGGCGCTGTTCATGGTCAGCATTCTGTTGATGGCCATTCCTACACTGCTGATCGGCATGCTGCCCACCTATGCGTCGTGGGGAATTGCGGCACCGTTGCTGTTATTGCTGCTGCGGGTATGCCAAGGGGTGGCCTTTGCTGGCGAAGGGCCGGGTGCGACTACCTTCGTGGCGGAGCACGTGCCGCGCCAGCATATCGGCCTGGCGGGTGGCGCTTTGGCCTGTGGCTTCATGGTTGGGCTGCTGTTGGGCGTTTCGGTGTCCTATGCCTGTCGCCACTTCTTTTCAGAAGCCTCTCAGTTGAGCTTTGCATGGCGTCTGCCGTTCTTGCTGGGCGGAGTATTGGGCTTTGTCGCGCTTTGGGTGCGTCGTCAGCTGCATGAAACGCCTGTGTTCGAGCAGATGCGGGCTCGCCGCGCTCAGAGCAGTGCGCTGCCTATCGGCATTGTGCTGAAAGATCACCGCCGTACCGCGTTGACACTGATGCTGGCGGCTTTTGTTCAATCCTGTCTGTTCATATCGGTCGTGTTGTTGACGCCGGTGTTGTTGCCGCGCATAGCCGGTGTTTCCGAGATTGGCATGCTGAAGGTCAGTATCATGGTCGTGGTCATGACCGCACTGGGCTGCCTGATCGGAGGCTGTTTGTCAGATCGCTTTACTGAGCCAAAAACATGGGTCGCGTTTTGCGCCTTGGGTGGTGGGTGCTTCGCACTGCTGCAGTTGTTGACGATAAAAGGGGTGCTTTTGGAAACCCAGTGGCTGTTCTGGGGACTGTATGGCGCGAGCGGCTTTCTGCTGGCGTTGACAGGGATCGTCTCCGCAATGGCGGCAAAGATGTTTCCTGCCGAAGTGCGCTTTTCAGGTGTTTCCTTTTCGACTAACTCTGCCTATGCCTTGTCGGGTGGGATTACGCCGCTGTTGCTGACAACGGGTATCCATTACAGCCCTTGGGCCATTATGGTGTACGTGTTGCTGCTTGCCGGGGTAGGGAGTGTGTTGGGCGTCGCGCTGATGGGAGGCCGCATGCCGCGCTATCTGTGA